One genomic window of Deinococcus radiotolerans includes the following:
- a CDS encoding MFS transporter: MNALTLFSALRNRRYARLYTAQTVSQIGDALTWVGLALLAAQLAGPAQAPAVLAAALTLRVTAFVLLSPLAGVLADRVNRRTVLATCDFGRMLILGAMFFVTEIWQIYVLMFLLNALTAFFTPTNQATIPLVVGREDARPAFALSSATTELLGILGPGLAGLLAAALGTRTLFMVDAASFLLSGLLILSLPALRASETPVERSTFQDVRDGTARLWRDAPIRFALLMELVAAVAGALILTVTVSRVEGGLNLGGAQYGWVMAAYGLGAALASLAVGSAGKRIPLTRFIALGALVTSVAILPGDVLPLGGLMVFWLLAGVGQNWVNLPTETLLAERTEDAAQGRVYGAHFAWSHLWWAFAYPVAGLLGTQLPTHAFLVGGGLATALLLGIWWTHRARLEGTAAAT, translated from the coding sequence ACTGGCCCTGCTGGCCGCCCAATTGGCTGGGCCCGCCCAGGCGCCCGCCGTACTCGCCGCGGCCCTGACCCTGCGCGTCACCGCGTTCGTGCTGCTCAGCCCACTCGCCGGGGTGCTCGCCGACCGCGTCAACCGCCGCACCGTCCTGGCCACCTGCGACTTCGGCCGCATGCTGATCCTGGGCGCCATGTTCTTCGTCACCGAGATCTGGCAGATCTACGTGCTGATGTTCCTCCTCAATGCGCTGACCGCGTTCTTCACCCCCACCAACCAGGCCACCATTCCCCTGGTGGTCGGCCGGGAGGACGCCCGGCCGGCCTTCGCGCTGTCGAGCGCCACGACCGAACTGCTCGGCATTCTCGGCCCGGGCCTCGCGGGTCTGCTGGCCGCCGCGCTCGGCACCCGCACCCTGTTCATGGTCGACGCGGCCAGCTTCCTGCTGTCCGGCCTGCTGATCCTGAGTCTGCCCGCGCTGCGCGCCAGTGAGACCCCCGTCGAGCGCAGCACCTTCCAGGACGTCCGGGACGGCACGGCCCGCCTGTGGCGCGACGCGCCCATCCGTTTCGCCCTGCTGATGGAACTCGTCGCGGCCGTGGCCGGCGCGCTGATCCTGACCGTGACCGTCTCGCGCGTGGAAGGCGGCCTGAACCTCGGGGGGGCGCAGTACGGCTGGGTGATGGCCGCCTACGGCCTCGGCGCGGCCCTGGCGTCCCTCGCGGTCGGCAGCGCCGGGAAGCGCATCCCCCTGACGCGCTTCATCGCGCTGGGCGCACTGGTCACCAGTGTCGCCATTCTGCCCGGCGATGTCCTGCCGCTGGGCGGCCTGATGGTCTTCTGGCTGCTCGCCGGTGTGGGGCAGAACTGGGTGAACCTGCCCACCGAGACGCTGCTGGCCGAACGGACCGAGGATGCCGCGCAGGGCCGCGTGTACGGCGCGCACTTCGCGTGGAGTCACCTGTGGTGGGCGTTCGCCTACCCGGTTGCCGGATTGCTCGGCACGCAGCTCCCGACCCACGCCTTCCTAGTGGGCGGCGGCCTGGCGACCGCGCTGCTGCTGGGCATCTGGTGGACGCACCGCGCCCGCCTGGAGGGCACCGCAGCGGCCACGTGA